In the Plantibacter sp. Leaf314 genome, CTTCACGGGCCTCCCCCGGACCGTTCACGACACAGCCCATGACGGCGACGCGGAGTGGGACGCTCATCCCCTCCAGGCCGTCGGTGACGTCGTTCGCGAGCTTGTAGACGTCGACCTGGGCGCGTCCACAGCTCGGGCAGGAGACGATCTCGAGCTTCCGCTCGCGGAGGTTCAGCGACTGCAGGATCTGCAGGCCCACCTTGATCTCCTCCGCCGGCGGGGCCGAGAGCGACACACGGATGGTGTCGCCGATCCCTTCGGAGAGCAGGATGCCGAAAGCGGTCGCGCTCTTGATCGTGCCTTGGAACGACGGACCAGCCTCGGTCACGCCGAGGTGCAGGGGCCAGTCACCACGTTCCGCGAGGAGTCGGTAGGCCTTCACCATGACGACCGGGTCGTTGTGCTTGACCGAGATCTTGAAGTCGTGGAAGTCGTGCTCCTCGAAGAGGCTGGCCTCCCAGACGGCGCTCTCGACGAGGGCCTCCGGTGTGGCCTTGCCGTACTTCTGCAGCAAGCGTGGATCGAGGGAGCCGGCGTTGACGCCGATGCGGAGGGAGACACCGGCCGCCTTCGCCCGACGGGCGATCTCGCCGACCTGGTCGTCGAACTTCCGGATGTTGCCGGGATTGACCCTGACCGCCGCACAACCCGCGTCGATCGCCGCGTACACGTAGGCGGGCTGGAAGTGGATGTCGGCGATGACCGGGATCTGGCTCTTCTTCGCGATGATCGGCAACACCTCTGCGTCGTCGCGGGTCGGGACCGCGACGCGGACGATGTCGCAACCGGAGGCGGTGAGCTCCGCGATCTGCTGGAGGGTCGCGTTGATGTTCGTCGTCTGGGTCGTCGTCATCGACTGGACGCTCACCGGGGCGTCACCGCCGACGAGGACCTTGCCGACCTTGATCTGTCGCGACTTGCGTCGCGGGCTGAGCGTCTCGGGAACCGACGGAAGACCCAGATTGATAGCTACCACGAGCCTCAGCTTACGCGCGCGACGCCCCGCAGGCTCCCCGTGGGCTGAATGCCGGCTGGGACGTCGCGATCGGCGGTCAGCGGGTGGGCGGAGCCTCGCGGTTCGACCGCAGGACGCCGAGCCGTTCGCGGTACTCGGCCTCGTCCACCTCACCCTGGGCGAACCGCTCGGCGAGCAGTTGCTCGGCGCTCCGTGTCCCCTCATGACGCCAGGCCCACGGCGGCCCCTGGCGGCCGTCCGGAGACGTTCCGGCCCAGGCGCGGCGACGCCACCGTCGACCGACGAGCGCGACGACGAGGGCGATCACGGCGATCCAGAACACCGGGATGAGCGCGAGCCACAGGAGGTGGGACCCCGGCCCGTTCCAACCCGGGTGCATGGCGGTCGTGGCGAGCATGGTCAGGGAGGTGGACACGAGGGACTCCGTTCGTCGGGCGGGCGACGACGACCGTCGTCCGCATCACGACCTCGAGCCTCCTCCGGCGGTCGGCCGCACGCATCCGACGACGGGACCGTTCGCGGGACTCCCCGGGGAGTAGGCCGTGCTCCGCTCAGGAACCGGGGCTGACCAGCCCGGTCTCGTAGGCGATGACGACGAGCCTGACCCGATCACGCGCGGCCAACTTCGACATGATGCGCGACACGTGGGTCTTCGCGGTGAGCGGGCTGAGGAACAGGGCGCCGCCGATCTCCTCGTTGGTGAGGCCTCGCCCGACGAGCGCCAGCACCTCACGCTCGCGTTCCGTGAGGCCGACGATCGCTGCGTCGTCGAGCGGCGCCGCGATGACCCCGGCGACCTGGGTCAGGAGGCGTCTCGTGACCCCCGGCGACAGGAGGGCGTCACCCGACGCCACCACCCGGACCGCTCGGATGAGTTCGGCGGGCTCCGTGTCCTTCACCAGGAACCCACTCGCGCCGGCGCGGATGGCCTGCGCGACGTACTCGTCGAGCTCGAACGTGGTCACGACGATGATGCGGGTCGACCCCAGCGCCGGGTCGGCGACGATCAGCTCGGTCGCGGCGAGACCATCACCACCCGGCATCCTGATGTCCATGAGCACGACGTCCGGGTGCTCGCGACGGACCAGCTCGAGCGCCGCGTCGCCGGTCGCCGCCTCGCCGACGACCGCGATGTCGGGCTCGGCGTCGAGCAGGGCGCGGAACCCACCACGGATGAGCGCCTGATCGTCGGCGACGACCACGCGGATCATGCGACACCTCGCACCGGGACGCGCGCCTCGACACGGAACCCGCCGAGCGGGCCGCGTCCCGTCTCGAGCGTGCCGCCCAGGAGTTCGGCGCGCTCGGTCATCCCGAGCAGCCCGTTCCCGCGCTCCGCAGGACCCGGCGGCGCCCCGACCCCGTCGTCGGTCACGCACAGGCGGTACACACCGTCCGCTTCCACGAGTTCGATGGCGACCCGCCGTGCACGCGCATGCCGGAGGACGTTCGTGACGCTCTCCTGAGCGATGCGGTACAGCGCCGACTGCACGGCAGTGCCGGGCTGCGTGGTGAGGTGTTGCTCCAGCACCGCCTCGACACCCTGCTCGCGGAGGGCATCGGCGAGCAGCGGCAGCGCGGTGAGGTCCGGCCCCGGGCGGGTCGGCGCGCCGGTCGCCGGATCGGCCGAGCCGTCGGAGCCTCGGAGGACGTCGAGGAGTCCGCGCACCTCGTCGAGCGAGGCCGTGCTCGCCATCCTGATGTTGGTGAGCGCTTCCCTCGCACGTTCCGGCTGGGAGTCCATGAGGTGGAGCCCCATCCCGGCCTGCACGGCGATCTGCGCGAGCGAGTGCGCGATGACGTCGTGCAGGTCACGCGCGATGCGGACGCGCTCCTCCTGCGCGGCTGAGGCGCGGCGCTCCCCCTGGCGGATCCGGAACGCCTGGAGCTGTTCGCGCCGCGTCCGGAGGCCCTCGGCGAGGAGGACGGCGATCACGACGAGGACCGAGGTGACCCCGATCCGGAAACCGGACAGCCCCCAACCGACGGCGAGGGCAGCGGCCAGCGGGAGCACCCAGGCGAGCCCCAGCGAGAGGTAGGCCCAGCCGCGCGCCCCGCGGACGATCCCCGATCCGGCGGCGAACGCGAGGGCCACGGCCGGCGGTCCCCACACCGGGCCCGTGAGCATGGAGGCGCCAGAGAGGACGGCCACGACGGCGACCGTCGGGCCGGGCGATCGCCGGGCGGCGAGCAGGGCCAGGACGGCACCGAGCACCGTCAGCACGGCCGAGACGCGCGACCATGCGGAAGCGTCGGCTCCTGCGGCGAGTGAGCCATGGAGCGCGAGGGCGGCGGTCGCCGGCACCTGGACGACGAAGGAGACGACCACAGGAGCCCACAGCCGCCAGACGGGTCGGCCCTGGCGGATCAGCGGATCGCCGAAGCGACCGTCGCTTTGGCGCCCGTGCGCCGCGCTCGTCTCGACCGATGGCATCCCTGCATGGTACCCGCGGGCCTCGCCCGTGGCGTCGGCTCCGCGGTGCACGGTCCGTACTCCCCCGGGAGTACAACGTTCTCGGAGCACCCGGCCTACGGGCGCGTCGCGACTATCCGAAGAGGTTGACGGGCTTGACGATGTCCGCGTAGACGAGCAGGGCGCTCATGCCGCCCAGCACGATGACCACGCCGAAGGTCAGCGGGATCAGCTTCGCCGCGTCGACCGGGCCGGGATCACGGCGGCGGAAGACCTTCGCGACACCGCGCCGGAGGGCCTCCCACAGCGCTGCGGCGACGTGACCGCCGTCGAGGGGCAGCAGGGGGATGAGGTTGAAGACGAACAGCGCGACGTTGAGCGAGCCGAGGATGCCGAACACCGTGGCCGCCTTCGACGCGACCGGGATCTGGTCGAGGCTGACGACCTCACCGACGACCCGTCCGACGCCCACGACGCTCATCGGGCCGTTCGGATCGCGCTCCCCGGGACCGAAGGCCGCCTGCCCGACGTCGATGAGCCGTTGCGGCAGGTTGAGGATGATGTTCGCGGTGCGGGCGATGGTGTCGCCGACCGTCGGCAGGATGGCGGTGACCGGTTGAGCGACCATCTGCTGCTGCGGCGTGATCCCGACGAAGCCGACCTCGTGGGTCTTGGGCGAGCCGTCGGCGTTCGTCACGATCTTGCCGGTGTCGGCGTCCACGATGTCCCGCTCGAGGAGCAGCGGCGTCAGGGTGAGGTCCAGTCGTCCATCACCGCGGGCGACCTCGAGGGCGAGCGGCTCGCCGGGCGAGCGCTGCACCGCCGCCGACACCTCCGCGAAGGTGGTGACCGGGGTGCCCTGGATCGACAGGATCGTGTCTCCCGGCTTCAGGCCGGCTGCGGCGGCCGGGCTCTCCGGGTCGCCGGATGCGCAGCTCTGGCGTTCGCTCGTCGACGGCAGGACACATTCGTACACGGAGGTCAGCGTGCTGCTCTGCTGCGGCACACCGAACCCGGACACCGCGATGCCGATGAACAGGATGGCGAGCACGAGGTTCATCGTCGGACCGCCGAGCATCACGACGATCCGCTTCCAGACGGGCAGACGGTAGAAGGTGCGCTCCTCGTCGCCGGCGCCGATGGTGTCGGCGCTCGCCTCACGTGCGTCCTGAACGAGGGTGTCGAAGAAGCCGGTGCTCGCGTTCCGCGCGGCCTCGCCGGGCTGCTTCGGTGGGAACATGCCGATCATGGAGATGTACCCGCCGAGCGGGATCATCTTCACGCCGTACTCCGTCTCACCCTTCCGGCGCGACCAGATGGTGCGCCCGAATCCGATCATGTATTGGGTGACACGCACCCCGAACAGTTTCGCCGGCACGAGGTGACCGACCTCGTGCAGCCCGATGGACACGATGAGGCCCACGAGCACGATGACGATGCCGAGGATGTAGAGGAGGACGGTTTCCACGGCGCAACCTTACTCGCGCCAGGACGGCCCCGACTGCGCGCCGGCTGTGCGGACGCCCTGAGGGTCTGGACGGGCGACGAGGGGCGTCAACCGATCCGCTGCTGCGCGCGCGCCCTCGCCCAACGCTCCGCCTCGGCGAGCGCCTCCCGGGTGAGTTCGCCCTCGGGCGCCTCGTGGTCGTCCACGACCGCCCGCACGGTGTCGAGGATGCCGAGGTAGCCGAGTCGCCCGGCGTGGAACGCCTCGACCGCCTCCTCGTTCGCGGCGTTGAACACCGCCGGGTAGGTCCGGCCCTGTCCACCGACGAGCTTCGCGAGGCGCACCGCGGGGAACGCCTCGTGGTCGAGCGGTTCGAAGGTCCACTGCTGCGGCACGGTCCAGTCGAGCGGGACACCGACGCCGCCGACCCGGTTCGGCCAGTCGAGGCCGAGCGAGATGGGCAACCGCATGTCGGGCGGGGAGGCCTGTGCGATCGTCGAGCCGTCGACAAACTCGACCATCGAGTGGACGATCGACTGCGGGTGGACGGTGACCTCGATGCGGTCGTACGGGACGTCGAACAGCAGGTGCGCCTCGATCACCTCGAGGCCCTTGTTGACGAGGGTCGAGGAGTTGGTGGTCACGACGAGGCCCATGTCCCAGGTGGGGTGGGCGAGGGCCTCTGCCGGGGTGACATCGGCCAGCGAGGCACGGTCCCGACCACGGAACGGACCGCCCGAGGCGGTCAACACGAGCCGACGGACCTCCGCCGGGGTGCCCGAGCGGAGCGCCTGGGCGATCGCCGAATGTTCGGAGTCGACCGGCACGATCTGGCCGGGAGCCGCGATGCGTCGGACGAGGTCGCCGCCGACGATGAGTGACTCCTTGTTCGCCAGCGCGAGCGTCCGACCGGTCTCGAGGGCCGCGAGCGTCGGTCCGAGCCCGATGGAACCCGTGATGCCGTTGAGCACCACGTCGGCGTCGACGCTCCGGATCAGCCGTTCGGCGTCGTCCGCTCCCAGGGCGGTGTCGTCGACGTGGAACGCGGCGGCCTGTTCGGCGAGCAACTCGGCGTTGGAGCCGGCGGTCAGGCCGACCACCTCGAAGCGGTCGCGGTCGCCACGGATGACGTCCAGCGCTTGCGTACCGATCGAGCCGGTGGATCCGAGGATGATGACGCGTCTCACGCCGGTCAGTCTACGGCGGTGGGCGGTGGGACGGTCAGCCTGCTGCCGGCGCGGTGGTGCTGCTCGCGTCGAGGATGTCGATCACGAACACGATCGTGTCGTCGGCCTCGATACCGGCCTGGCTGTTGCCACCGGCCGGCCCGTACCCGAGGTCGGGCGGGATGACCGCGACGATCTGCGAGCCGATGTGCTGGCCGGCGATCGCGCTCGAGAAGCCCTGCACCACGGCGGACAGCTGGAAGTTCGTCGGCCCGTTGCCCCAGCTCTCGTCGAAGACCTCGCCCGTCCGCCAGTTGACGCCCTGGTAGTTGATGATGACCTCGGCGTCGGGCTGGACCACCGCGCCGTCGCCCTGTTTGAGGACCGCGACCTGCAGCTCGGCCGGGGCCGCCGCCTCGGGGATCGTCACCGTCGGCCGGCCTGCGGAGTCGAGTTCGACCGCCGGCATCCCGGCGACGGGCTCCTGCGGAACGCCGTCCGCCTTCGCGTCGCTGTGGACCGTGCTGAGCACGTCGGCCACCACGACGAGGGGCTGGTCGGCCTGGACCGTGCCGTCGCTCGAGCCCGCCGAACCGAATCCGTCACCGGCGGTCACGAAGGCCGCGACCCGCGTGCCGACCGTCGTGCACTCGACCGCGCGGACGAGGCCCTTCAAGTACTTCTGGTCGTTGACCACGATCGCCGTCGCCGGGCTCGCGCCGTAGGCGGTCTGCGCGACGATGGAGCCCGTGACGGCGTTGTAGATCGACATCTCGACGAACGTCGTGTCGCCCGGATCGACGCGCTCGCCGTCGCCCTTCGCGACGATCGTGCGCTCGGTCGTCTCCGCCGAGAGGGTGCCCTTCGCGAAGGTGACCTCCGGGATCCGGCCGAAGTCGCCGCTCACCGAGATCGCCTTGGAGGCGGTGCCTGCGCTCGTGTCGGCGCATTCCCCCGGACCGGCCAGCGCCTGCGACTGCGACGTCGCCGAACTGCAGGCCGTCAGCGACACGAGGGACGCGATGACGGCCAGGAGGGAGAGGCTCTTGCGCACAGGGGAACTTTCGGTCGTTGCTGAGGGGTCGGTCCAGTCTCACCCACGAGGCTCCATGCTGGCTGACAGCGCGCCGAGCATCTCGGGTGCACCGCCGCCAGGCCAGTATGCCGACCCACGCATGCGTCCGCGAGTACAGTCGTCCGCATGGCCGATGAGGAGCAGACGCAGCGACGCGCCCGGGAATCGTCGGAGACGCAACCGGCCGAGGCCGCGGAACCGACCTCCAAGCCCGGACTCGTCTACTACGTCGGGCGGGCCGTGTTGAACACCACGGCGAAGTTGCTCTACCGCCCGAAGATCATCGGCCGGAAGAATGTGCCGAAGCGCGGCCCGGTGATCCTCGCGAGCAACCACCTCTCGTTCATCGACAGCATCGCGATCCCCATCAGTGCGCCTCGACGCGTGCAGTTCCTCGCGAAGTCGGACTACTTCACCGGCCGGGGACTGAAGGGCTGGGTCTCGCGCACCTTCTTCACCTCGATCGGCGCCGTGGGCGTCGAACGCGGCGTCGGACAGGCCGCCCAGGAGGCCCTCGACCAGGGACGGCGGATCCTCGAGGGCGGAGACGCCTTCGCGATCTACCCCGAGGGCACCCGATCACTCGACGGACGTCTGTACCGCGGCAGGACCGGGGTCGCCTGGCTGGCGCTCACCACCGGCGCGACCGTGGTGCCCGTCGGCCTCATCGGCACCGACGAGCTCATGCCGGTCGGCACGACGATCCCGAAGTTCAAACCCGTCACCGTGATCTTCGGTGAGCCGATCGACGTGAGTCACCACGGTGCCGCTGAGTCAGGGCGCGCACGCCGGAAGGCGACCGACGAGATCATGTCCGCGATCCACGCCCTCACGGGGCAGGAACTCGCGAACGCCTACAACGAGTCGCCGCCGGCGGACGCCGTCGAGCGGATCAAGCGAGCCCTGCGCCCCGAGCGACTCTGAGTCGCGGCATCGGACCGTGCGGTGCGCCGCCGGCCGGCGGCGGCCAGTCGGTCAGACGGCGTCGTCGGATCCCGCGACGACGATCGTCGGCTCGTGCCGCACCGGGAAGTTCACCGAGTTGGCGATGAAGCACAGCTCGTTCGCCCTGGCGTGCCCGGCCCTCGCGGCGTCGACCATCGAGTGGTCCGCGACGGTCACGCGCGGCCGGAGGACGACTTCGGTGAAGGCACCGCTGCCCGCACCGTCCTCGACCATGGTGCCGACGGCGTCGTCCGTATAGGCCGTCACGACGACACCGAGGGTCACCGCGACGTGCAGGTACGACAACAGATGGCACTGGGCGAGGGACGCGAGGAGCAACTCCTCCGGATTCCACCGGGCAGGGTCGCCCCGGAACGGCCGGTCGGCGGAACCCTCGAGATCGTGTTTGCCGACCGCGGTGACGGTGAGCTCCCTGGAGTAGTCGCGGTAGCCGCTCGTACCTGTTCCGAGGTCGCCGTCCCAGCGGACACCGATGGCGTAGTCGTGGTGGCCGGAGATCATGCCACCAGTATCCCACTGGCCTGCCCGCCGGGGGCCCGCCCAGCGGCTCCGGTGTCAGGAGGTCGCGCTACGCTGGAGGACTATGACTGACACGCTCGACACCACGAACCAGACGTCCGCCTCCGCCCCCAGCGTGACGCAGGAGCGTCGGATCGTGACGGCCGTTCCGGGGCCCCGCTCACAGGAGCTGCACGCTCGCCGGACCGCTGTCGTGTCCGACGGCGTGTCGAGCGTCCTGCCCGTCTACATCGAGCGGGCGCACGGCGCGATCGTGGTCGACGTCGACGGCAACCAGTTCATCGACCTCGGGGCCGGCATCGGCGTCACCACGATCGGGCACACCGAGTCGTCCGTCGTCGGCGCCGTCCAGGACCAGGCGGCCGACGTCCTCCACACGCTCTTCACGATCACGCCCTACGAGGAGTACGTGCGGGTCGCCGAGCTCCTCGCCGAGCACACCCCCGGCGACTTCCCGAAGAAGTCCGTGCTCGTCAACTCCGGCGCCGAAGCCGTCGAGAACGGTGTCAAGATCGCGCGGAAGTACACCGGTCGCCGCGCCGTCGCGGTGCTCGACCACGGCTACCACGGGCGTACCAACCTGACGATGGCCATGAACTACAAGGCGGCCCCGTACGCCACCGGCTACGGACCGTTCGCCGGCGACGTCTACCACGCACCCAACTCCTACCCGTACCACGACGGCCTCAGCGGCACGGCGGCAGCGGCGCGCACCATCGCCTACCTCGAGAAGCGCATCGGCGCGACGGACCTGGCCTGCCTGGTCGTCGAACCGATCCAGGGCGAGGGTGGCTTCGTCGTGCCCGCCGAGGGCTACCTGCCCGCCCTGCAGGAGTGGTGCACCGCCAACGGCGTCGTGTTCATCGCCGACGAGATCCAGAGCGGCATGGCCCGCACCGGCGAGTACTTCGCCAGCTCCCACTTCGGCCTCGTCCCGGACCTGGTGCTGAGCGCCAAGGGCATCGCCGGCGGCCTCCCCCTCGCCGCGGTGACCGGGCGCGCCGAGATCATGGACGCGAGCCAGCCCGGCGGGCTCGGCGGCACCTTCGGCGGCAACCCGGTCGCGTGCGCCGCCTCGGTGGCGGTCTTCGAATCGATCGAGTCCCGCGGCCTGCTCGCCGAGGCCGACCGCATCGGCGCGACGCTCACGGCAGCCCTGCTCGAGCTGCAGCGGAAGTACGACATCATCGGCGACGTCCGCGGCATCGGCGCGATGATCGCCATGGAGCTGGTCCAGCCCGGCACGGGCGACACCACGAAGGAGCCGAACGCGGCGGCGGTCAGTGCCATCGCGGCCGCGGCCGCCCAGCAGGGTGTGCTCGTCCTCACGGCCGGCACCTACGGCAACGTCCTCCGCTTCCTCCCGAGCCTCGCGGTCTCCGACGAGCTCATCGCCGACGCGATGACCGTCATCGACCAGGCGCTCGCGGCGCTGTGAGCACGGCGGCCCCGCAGACCTTCGGCGTCGAGGACGCCGTCGAGCTCGCCGTCGTCGAACGCAGCGGTTTCGTCGAGTCGAGGCACGCCGGTTCGGCGATCGTCCTCGGGCCGGAAGGCGAGGTGCTCGCAAGCCTCGGCACGCCGAGTGCGCCGGTCTTCCCCCGCTCCTGCCTGAAGCCGTTCCAGGCGATCACGATCATCAACGCGGGCGTCTCGCTCGAGGGCGCACAAGCCGTGCTCGCCACCGCGAGCCACGCCGGTACGCGCAAGCACGTCCAGGTCGTCCGGAGCATGCTCGGACGCGCTCGCATCGAGGACTCGGCGCTGCAGTGTCCGGCCGACTGGCCGGGCGACCGCTCCTCGCGCGACGAGCTCGTCCGCGACGGACTCGGCACAAGTCCTCTGTACATGAACTGTTCCGGGAAGCACGCTGCCATGCTGCTCGCCTGTGCGCAGAACGGCTGGGATCAGGCGACGTACCTCGATCCCGAGCACCCGCTGCAGCTCGCTGTCCGTGACACCATCGAGCGGTTCACCGGCGAGAAGCCGGCCGCGAGCGGCGTCGACGGTTGCGGTGCCCCCGTGCACGCGATCTCCCTCACCGGGCTCGCGCGCGGCATCGGGCGCGTCGTCAACTCATCGCCGACCTCGCCGTTCGCCTTGTACCGGAACGCCGGGCTGCTCACCGCGGCGGTCCTCGCCGACGGCTGGGCGCTCGACGGTCCGGGCCGAGCGAACACCCTCGTCATCGAACGCCTCGGCGTGTTCGCCAAGCTCGGCGCCGAGGGCGTCATGGTCATGTCGGTCCCGGGTGGCGCGACCGTGGCACTCAAGGTGCTCGACGGCTCGCTCCGGGTCTCGACGATCGTGGCCCTGCGACTGCTCGTCTCGGTCGGCGCGCTCGACGCGGCGGCCGTCGACGCTCTCGAACCCGAGCTCGACCTCGCCGTCCACGGCGGCGCAGCGGTCGTCGGTCGCATCACCGTCACCGCCGTCTGATCACCGTCGGGGCCGGTCTGCTCGGCGGGTGATTCAGTCATCGAGCAGATCGACCCGTCGGGTCGGCTCGCCGGCGCGCCACCACCAGGCCCGACCGCTCGCGTAGCCGAGCAGTGGCGGCAGCTCCCGGCTCCGCGTCACCTGCCGGAAGTCCGCGGCCGAACAGGCGTGGATCACGAGGTCCGCCCGCGCCACCCGCGGCGGCAGGTCCCGCCCGACCACCAGTCGACCCGACGACCACGTCTCCGGGTCGACGAGCACGATCACGGCCGCTGGATCGTCGTGTCGGAACGCATCGTTCCGGTTCCCCGCGACCATCGGGTGCGGGAACGGTTCTGCCGCCGGTTCGATCAGCCGCACCTCGGCGTGCGAGGTGTCGCGCTGCTGCAGCGCCGAACGCAGCACACCCGGTGCGCGGGTCACGACGACCGTCGTACTGCCGGGTGCAGGCCGCCACCGGTGGGCATCGGTCATGGGTGCCCCGTGCGGCAGCGGTGACGTGATCGCGATCTGCACCTCCGCGTCCTGCCAGTGAGCGCGTCCGGCCGGGCGCCGCGGGTCGAAGCAACTCGCGGGCGCGCCGGCGACGAGATGATCCTGACGATCCGCGAGCCGCAGCACCACGGTGCTGTCCAGGTGAGCCGAGAAGCGATGGACCACGCCGCCGACCCGCGAGGCCACCAGGACGACGCTGACCCCGCGGCGTCCGCCATCGCGGAGGAGGGTCAGGATCGCCTCGCGGAGCGCGGCTCCGTGCTCGTCTCCGGCGGTCGCCAGCAGCGACTCGACGTCGTCGACGAGCAGCAGGATCCTCTCAGGCGGGCGGAGCGGTTCGGCCAGCGCCATGATGACGTCCCAGCCCTGCTCGGCATCGTGCGCCACGCGCTCGACCCGCCATCGACCTCGTGCCGAGGCCTCGACCGTGTCCAGGAAGGACGTCCGGCCGGAGCGTCCGGCACCGAGGACCAGCAATGATCCGTCGGTCGACGGCCGCCAGATCGCCGGTCGTTGTGCCTGCTCCTCGGGAAGGTCGGCGAGTCCGAAGACGATGCCCTCACCATCCGTCTCGTCGCCGGTGCGCGTCTGGCCGTCGGTCCGGCCGGAATCCAGTGCGAGGACGGCCTGCAGCGGGAGGCTGAACGGGAGCGGATCCAACCAGGGACGTCGAGGGCGGGGCGCGTGGCGCCAGCGTTCGCGCACCGCCGTGAGATCACCAGGACTCGTGACGGCGGCTTGGAAGACGACCCGCCCCTCGCCGTTCCAGACGATGCAGCGACCAGGTGTCCCTGCGGGGAGTGCAGCGGCGTCAGCCACGCCGAGGATCGCCGTGCTGTCCTGGCGGGAGGTGACCCTGAGCGAGAGGCGCAGGGTGCAGTTGGCGAGGATGGCGTCGGCCGCGACGGCCGCCGGACGCTGGCTGCAGAGGATCAGATGGAGTCCGAGCGATCGACCACGCGCGGCGAGGTCTGCGAAGACCTGGTGCAAGTGTGGGCTCGCGTCCAGGAGCGCTTGGAACTCGTCCACCACCACCACGAGCCGCGCCGGTCGATCGTCGGGCGCGAGGGCGCTGTCCAGGAGATGGCGAGCCCCGAACCGTGCGAGGATCCGCTCCCGGTGCCGGAGTTCCGCGCGGAGACTCGACACGACCCGTTCCGCGGCACCCGGCTCGAGGTCGGTCACCATGCCCACCACGTGCGGCAGTGATTCGACGGCACCGAACGAGGCGCCACCCTTGCAGTCGACCAGCAGCAACGAGAGCTCCCGTGGTGAGGACCGTGCGGCGAGCGCCGTGATCCAGGTGATCAACAGCTCGCTCTTCCCGCTCCCCGTCGTGCCGCCGACCAGGGCATGCGGTCCGTCCGCCGCGAGGTCGAGGGTCACCTCGCCGTCCGTTCCGAGCCCGATGGGGACACGGAGTGCGTCGGGTGCCCAGCCTGCCTCATCATGCGGGCGCCGCCCCCGGACCGGACCCACCTCCTCGAAGGCGACGTTCGACGGCAGGCTCGAGAGCATCGGGGACTCCCCCGTCGTCAGCGCGGCCGCGGCGAGCGCACCGACGAGGTGCTGTGCCTCGGCCTCGGCCAGGAGTGTCGGGGCCACGGTGACGGACGGCGATGCTCCGGTTCCGTCGGCCAGTGTCGTCCGCCCGTCGGCATCGAGGACGAGGAGGTGCCGGCATCTCGTCGGGAGGAGTTCGATCGTGTCGGACAGCGCGACGAGCACGCCACCGGCTGGAGGGCGTCCCACCTGACGGGCCGGCGTGGCGGTGCCTGTCTGCCACCGTTCAGAGATCGAGACCCTGACGGACTCGACGTCGCGCCCGCTCTGGAACGGGTCGACCGCGATC is a window encoding:
- a CDS encoding 1-acyl-sn-glycerol-3-phosphate acyltransferase — protein: MADEEQTQRRARESSETQPAEAAEPTSKPGLVYYVGRAVLNTTAKLLYRPKIIGRKNVPKRGPVILASNHLSFIDSIAIPISAPRRVQFLAKSDYFTGRGLKGWVSRTFFTSIGAVGVERGVGQAAQEALDQGRRILEGGDAFAIYPEGTRSLDGRLYRGRTGVAWLALTTGATVVPVGLIGTDELMPVGTTIPKFKPVTVIFGEPIDVSHHGAAESGRARRKATDEIMSAIHALTGQELANAYNESPPADAVERIKRALRPERL
- a CDS encoding FtsK/SpoIIIE domain-containing protein, whose amino-acid sequence is MSPTDVTASAIASHRTTTPPARLHAPRKPEEAASGSLPILASIAPVVGSLALFAITRSPVTLVFAALGPLIAVAGFVDARWTRRRRGRRARAAYRLAADELEREIERAHAVEREELRTLHPAGRSLELLDGPDRARWRVPDHRRTLVSVGRGETASSVRVDAAADDERWAWAARLPDAPVVVDAAEGIGIVGGRVLARAVARSILVQLGRQLPPHAAEFTRDAAPGSDVEGAPWAFLDDLPHRSAAIAVDPFQSGRDVESVRVSISERWQTGTATPARQVGRPPAGGVLVALSDTIELLPTRCRHLLVLDADGRTTLADGTGASPSVTVAPTLLAEAEAQHLVGALAAAALTTGESPMLSSLPSNVAFEEVGPVRGRRPHDEAGWAPDALRVPIGLGTDGEVTLDLAADGPHALVGGTTGSGKSELLITWITALAARSSPRELSLLLVDCKGGASFGAVESLPHVVGMVTDLEPGAAERVVSSLRAELRHRERILARFGARHLLDSALAPDDRPARLVVVVDEFQALLDASPHLHQVFADLAARGRSLGLHLILCSQRPAAVAADAILANCTLRLSLRVTSRQDSTAILGVADAAALPAGTPGRCIVWNGEGRVVFQAAVTSPGDLTAVRERWRHAPRPRRPWLDPLPFSLPLQAVLALDSGRTDGQTRTGDETDGEGIVFGLADLPEEQAQRPAIWRPSTDGSLLVLGAGRSGRTSFLDTVEASARGRWRVERVAHDAEQGWDVIMALAEPLRPPERILLLVDDVESLLATAGDEHGAALREAILTLLRDGGRRGVSVVLVASRVGGVVHRFSAHLDSTVVLRLADRQDHLVAGAPASCFDPRRPAGRAHWQDAEVQIAITSPLPHGAPMTDAHRWRPAPGSTTVVVTRAPGVLRSALQQRDTSHAEVRLIEPAAEPFPHPMVAGNRNDAFRHDDPAAVIVLVDPETWSSGRLVVGRDLPPRVARADLVIHACSAADFRQVTRSRELPPLLGYASGRAWWWRAGEPTRRVDLLDD
- a CDS encoding OsmC family protein — translated: MISGHHDYAIGVRWDGDLGTGTSGYRDYSRELTVTAVGKHDLEGSADRPFRGDPARWNPEELLLASLAQCHLLSYLHVAVTLGVVVTAYTDDAVGTMVEDGAGSGAFTEVVLRPRVTVADHSMVDAARAGHARANELCFIANSVNFPVRHEPTIVVAGSDDAV
- the gabT gene encoding 4-aminobutyrate--2-oxoglutarate transaminase; amino-acid sequence: MTDTLDTTNQTSASAPSVTQERRIVTAVPGPRSQELHARRTAVVSDGVSSVLPVYIERAHGAIVVDVDGNQFIDLGAGIGVTTIGHTESSVVGAVQDQAADVLHTLFTITPYEEYVRVAELLAEHTPGDFPKKSVLVNSGAEAVENGVKIARKYTGRRAVAVLDHGYHGRTNLTMAMNYKAAPYATGYGPFAGDVYHAPNSYPYHDGLSGTAAAARTIAYLEKRIGATDLACLVVEPIQGEGGFVVPAEGYLPALQEWCTANGVVFIADEIQSGMARTGEYFASSHFGLVPDLVLSAKGIAGGLPLAAVTGRAEIMDASQPGGLGGTFGGNPVACAASVAVFESIESRGLLAEADRIGATLTAALLELQRKYDIIGDVRGIGAMIAMELVQPGTGDTTKEPNAAAVSAIAAAAAQQGVLVLTAGTYGNVLRFLPSLAVSDELIADAMTVIDQALAAL
- a CDS encoding asparaginase yields the protein MSTAAPQTFGVEDAVELAVVERSGFVESRHAGSAIVLGPEGEVLASLGTPSAPVFPRSCLKPFQAITIINAGVSLEGAQAVLATASHAGTRKHVQVVRSMLGRARIEDSALQCPADWPGDRSSRDELVRDGLGTSPLYMNCSGKHAAMLLACAQNGWDQATYLDPEHPLQLAVRDTIERFTGEKPAASGVDGCGAPVHAISLTGLARGIGRVVNSSPTSPFALYRNAGLLTAAVLADGWALDGPGRANTLVIERLGVFAKLGAEGVMVMSVPGGATVALKVLDGSLRVSTIVALRLLVSVGALDAAAVDALEPELDLAVHGGAAVVGRITVTAV